The following proteins are co-located in the Desulfonauticus submarinus genome:
- the alaS gene encoding alanine--tRNA ligase, translated as MLKSKEIRRKFLEFFAKNGHTIVPSSSLIPKDDPTLLFTNAGMVQFKKVFLGQEKREYVRATTAQKCLRVGGKHNDLENVGRTARHHTFFEMLGNFSFGDYFKKDAIKFAWEFLTKELGLDPLKLYITVYKDDEEAISLWQQVAGVPKERIFRLGEKDNFWSMGDTGPCGPCSEILYDQGENLACGPNCGIGKCDCDRYLEIWNLVFMQYNRDEEGNLNPLPRPSIDTGMGLERISAVCQGVYSNFDSDLFTGIIDALCHKARVEYKADPEIDTALRVIADHLRAMAFMIADGILPSNEGRGYVLRRLIRRAFRFGRVLGFYEPFLNEFLTVVVHEMGEAYPELKESESFASEVILKEEERFAKTLDKGLKILEEALLSLEKSGQKMIGGEVVFRLYDTYGFPIDIVNDIAEKRGFKVDEKGFKQFMEEQKQRAKAAWKGSGEKDIATQFRTLLGKDFKVEFKGYDTLKSQGKILCLLNERGKEVKELSTGEKGFLLSDKTPFYGESGGQVGDTGIIKGENALVSVLTTLKPVKDLIVHQVEVVKGAVQQGEQISLEVQEGVRIATARNHTATHLLHAALRRVLGDHVKQAGSLVEPTRLRFDFTHIKALTPDELKQVEEEVNKVILTGLNVQTDIMEYEQAVKMGAMALFGEKYDQKVRVVKIGDFSIELCGGTHLNNTSQIGLFLIVNEEAVAAGVRRIEALTGTYAYKHVVSLKEILLSAQEELEVNFRQIPEKIKSLIKEYKTLLKENKRLEQKFASDQGKNLLSKKETLSGIDVLAVKVEIEDVGALRKLMDDLRSKMSSGIILLAAAKQGKANLLLSVSKDLHSKFTAPQLIKQVAKEVGGGGGGRPDLAQAGGPLGDKLDKAILKLKEIIKNI; from the coding sequence ATGTTGAAGTCTAAGGAGATAAGGAGAAAATTTTTAGAGTTTTTTGCTAAAAATGGTCATACTATTGTGCCTAGTTCCTCTCTTATTCCCAAAGATGATCCAACCTTATTATTTACTAATGCAGGTATGGTACAGTTTAAAAAGGTTTTTTTAGGCCAGGAAAAGCGAGAATACGTTAGAGCAACTACTGCCCAGAAGTGTCTTAGAGTTGGTGGAAAACATAATGATTTGGAAAATGTAGGAAGAACTGCAAGACATCATACATTTTTTGAGATGTTGGGCAATTTTTCTTTTGGAGATTATTTTAAAAAAGATGCCATTAAGTTTGCATGGGAGTTTTTAACTAAAGAGCTTGGATTAGACCCTTTAAAGCTTTATATTACTGTGTATAAAGATGATGAAGAAGCTATTTCTCTTTGGCAGCAAGTCGCAGGGGTACCAAAGGAAAGAATTTTTCGTTTAGGAGAAAAGGATAATTTTTGGTCAATGGGAGATACTGGTCCATGTGGTCCATGCTCTGAAATTTTATATGATCAAGGAGAGAATTTAGCCTGTGGGCCTAATTGTGGAATAGGTAAATGTGATTGCGACCGTTATTTGGAGATATGGAATTTAGTATTTATGCAATATAATAGAGATGAGGAAGGCAATTTAAATCCTCTTCCTCGGCCAAGTATAGATACTGGAATGGGTTTGGAGCGGATTAGTGCAGTTTGTCAAGGAGTGTATTCTAATTTTGATTCAGATTTATTTACAGGGATTATAGATGCTCTTTGCCACAAGGCTAGAGTAGAATATAAAGCAGATCCAGAAATAGACACAGCTCTTAGAGTAATTGCCGACCATTTGAGGGCTATGGCCTTTATGATTGCAGATGGGATTTTGCCTTCTAATGAAGGTAGGGGATATGTTTTAAGAAGATTGATTCGTAGGGCTTTTCGTTTTGGTAGAGTATTAGGGTTTTATGAGCCATTTTTAAATGAATTTTTAACGGTTGTAGTACATGAGATGGGAGAAGCTTACCCAGAGTTAAAAGAAAGTGAATCCTTTGCCTCAGAGGTTATTTTAAAAGAAGAGGAACGCTTTGCTAAGACTTTGGATAAGGGCCTTAAGATATTAGAAGAAGCCCTTTTGTCATTAGAAAAGAGTGGGCAAAAGATGATAGGCGGAGAGGTTGTTTTTAGATTGTATGATACATATGGTTTTCCTATAGATATTGTAAACGATATTGCAGAGAAAAGGGGATTTAAGGTTGATGAAAAAGGTTTTAAACAGTTTATGGAAGAACAAAAACAAAGGGCAAAGGCTGCTTGGAAAGGAAGCGGAGAAAAAGATATAGCCACTCAGTTTAGGACCTTGCTTGGTAAAGATTTTAAAGTTGAATTTAAAGGATATGATACCTTAAAGTCTCAAGGTAAAATACTCTGTTTGCTAAATGAAAGAGGGAAAGAAGTAAAAGAGTTGTCTACAGGAGAAAAGGGATTTTTGCTTAGCGATAAGACTCCTTTTTATGGTGAAAGTGGAGGACAGGTAGGAGATACAGGGATTATTAAGGGAGAAAATGCATTAGTCTCTGTTTTAACTACTTTAAAACCTGTAAAGGATTTGATTGTTCATCAAGTAGAGGTTGTAAAAGGAGCAGTTCAGCAGGGTGAACAAATTAGTTTAGAAGTTCAAGAAGGAGTCAGGATTGCCACTGCTCGTAATCATACTGCTACCCATCTTTTACATGCGGCTCTTAGAAGAGTATTAGGAGATCATGTAAAACAAGCAGGTTCATTAGTAGAACCTACAAGATTGCGCTTTGATTTTACTCATATAAAAGCATTAACTCCAGATGAACTTAAACAAGTAGAAGAAGAAGTAAATAAAGTTATTTTAACTGGTTTAAATGTTCAGACTGATATTATGGAATATGAACAAGCTGTAAAAATGGGTGCTATGGCCTTGTTTGGGGAAAAATATGATCAAAAAGTTAGAGTGGTAAAGATAGGAGATTTTTCTATAGAGCTTTGTGGAGGAACCCATCTTAACAATACCTCTCAAATAGGATTGTTTTTGATTGTAAATGAAGAGGCTGTAGCTGCAGGAGTTAGAAGAATTGAAGCTCTTACTGGCACTTATGCCTATAAGCATGTAGTCTCTTTAAAAGAGATACTTTTATCTGCACAAGAGGAATTAGAAGTTAATTTTAGACAAATTCCAGAGAAAATAAAGAGTTTAATAAAAGAGTATAAAACTCTATTAAAAGAAAATAAAAGATTAGAACAAAAATTTGCTTCTGATCAAGGTAAAAATCTTCTTAGTAAAAAAGAAACCTTGTCTGGCATAGATGTTCTAGCTGTTAAGGTGGAAATTGAAGATGTAGGGGCATTACGAAAACTTATGGATGATTTGCGTTCTAAAATGAGTTCTGGTATTATTCTGTTAGCTGCGGCTAAACAAGGAAAAGCGAATTTACTTTTGTCTGTATCAAAAGATTTGCATTCTAAGTTCACTGCACCCCAATTAATAAAACAAGTTGCCAAAGAAGTTGGCGGAGGCGGGGGCGGAAGACCAGATTTAGCTCAAGCAGGTGGTCCCTTAGGAGATAAATTAGACAAGGCAATTTTAAAATTAAAAGAAATAATTAAAAATATTTAA
- the recA gene encoding recombinase RecA gives MAKKNTLSPEQAKKEALETALTTIERKFGQGAVMRLSDHAHLKVPTIPTGSIGLDLALGVGGIPRGRVTEIYGPESSGKTTLALHVIAEAQKQGGVAAFIDAEHALDVEYAKKLGVKTEELLISQPDYGEQALEIADLLVRSGGVDVVVVDSVAALIPQAELEGNMGETQVGSQARLMSHAMRKLTGTIHKSRTAIIFINQIRMKIGMMGYGSPETTTGGNALKFYSSIRMDIRKIQTLKDKDEIYGNRVRVKVVKNKVAPPFKEAEFDILYGRGISREGELIDLGVKLGVVDKSGAWYAFGDERLGQGKENVRSLLLENKDLALAIENEVLKKLGFSVEEPDLEENKE, from the coding sequence ATGGCAAAAAAGAATACCTTAAGTCCTGAACAAGCCAAAAAAGAAGCTTTAGAAACAGCTCTAACTACAATAGAAAGAAAATTTGGCCAAGGTGCAGTTATGCGCCTTTCTGATCATGCTCATTTAAAAGTGCCTACCATTCCTACAGGCTCAATTGGGTTGGATTTAGCCTTAGGAGTAGGTGGAATTCCTAGGGGCAGAGTAACAGAAATTTATGGCCCAGAATCTTCTGGTAAAACAACTTTAGCTCTTCATGTGATAGCAGAGGCTCAAAAACAAGGTGGAGTAGCAGCATTTATTGATGCAGAACATGCTTTGGATGTGGAATATGCCAAAAAATTAGGAGTAAAAACTGAGGAGCTTTTAATTTCTCAACCTGATTATGGTGAACAGGCTTTGGAAATTGCAGATTTATTGGTGCGTTCTGGTGGAGTAGATGTAGTAGTGGTGGATTCAGTAGCTGCTCTTATACCTCAGGCAGAACTGGAAGGGAATATGGGAGAGACTCAGGTGGGCAGCCAGGCACGCCTTATGTCTCATGCTATGCGTAAATTAACAGGAACAATTCATAAATCTAGAACAGCGATTATTTTTATCAATCAAATAAGAATGAAGATTGGGATGATGGGGTATGGAAGTCCTGAAACTACTACTGGTGGAAATGCTTTGAAATTTTATTCTTCTATTCGCATGGATATTAGAAAAATTCAGACTTTAAAAGATAAAGATGAGATTTATGGGAATAGAGTAAGAGTAAAAGTAGTGAAAAATAAGGTGGCGCCACCTTTTAAAGAAGCAGAATTTGATATTTTGTACGGCAGAGGAATTTCTAGAGAGGGTGAATTGATTGATTTAGGAGTAAAGCTGGGAGTGGTGGATAAAAGTGGAGCTTGGTATGCATTTGGAGATGAGAGGTTAGGTCAAGGTAAGGAGAATGTGCGTTCGTTGCTTTTAGAGAATAAAGATCTAGCTTTGGCTATTGAAAACGAGGTGCTGAAAAAATTAGGATTTTCCGTGGAAGAACCAGATTTAGAGGAGAATAAAGAGTAG
- the folE2 gene encoding GTP cyclohydrolase FolE2: MSKGLEDIQNTPADVPLDINRVGIKSLKLPLEILDKQKGLQHTVAEVDLSVDLPKEFKGTHMSRFLEALASWEKKLSYESLKKLLLDLQHKLHAKQAHVSFVFPYFLEQKSPASGQVFEMDFLAKVEGNMKGKELSFVLKVAVPVMTVCPCSLAISDKGAHSQRTFVSITAQIKKFLWLEDLIEIALKSGSSPVYPLLKREDEKKVTENAFSNPTFVEDVVRNVARELNDLDNILWYKVEVESYESIHNHSAYAIIESFDATKLNKS; this comes from the coding sequence ATGTCTAAAGGCCTTGAGGATATTCAAAATACACCTGCAGACGTTCCTTTGGATATTAATCGGGTAGGGATAAAATCGCTTAAGCTGCCTTTAGAAATTTTAGATAAACAAAAAGGGCTTCAACATACAGTTGCAGAGGTTGATTTAAGTGTGGACCTGCCAAAAGAGTTTAAAGGTACTCATATGAGCAGGTTTTTAGAGGCACTAGCCTCTTGGGAAAAGAAGTTAAGTTATGAGAGCTTAAAAAAACTTTTATTGGATTTACAGCATAAATTACACGCTAAACAAGCTCATGTGAGCTTTGTTTTCCCTTATTTTTTAGAGCAAAAATCTCCTGCTAGTGGGCAAGTATTTGAAATGGATTTTTTGGCTAAAGTAGAAGGGAACATGAAAGGGAAAGAACTATCTTTTGTTTTAAAAGTAGCTGTTCCTGTGATGACAGTATGTCCATGCTCTCTTGCAATTAGTGACAAAGGAGCCCATAGCCAACGCACTTTTGTTTCTATTACTGCGCAAATAAAAAAATTTCTTTGGCTAGAAGATTTAATAGAGATTGCTTTAAAATCTGGTTCTTCTCCTGTATATCCTCTTTTAAAACGAGAAGATGAAAAAAAAGTTACAGAAAATGCGTTTTCCAATCCTACATTTGTAGAGGATGTTGTAAGAAATGTTGCAAGAGAACTAAATGATCTTGATAATATTTTATGGTATAAAGTCGAAGTTGAAAGCTATGAATCTATTCATAACCATAGTGCATACGCTATTATAGAAAGTTTTGACGCTACTAAATTGAATAAAAGTTAA